The Uruburuella testudinis genome window below encodes:
- a CDS encoding ATP-binding cassette domain-containing protein has product MNILQVENASFAVGHVALLDHAAFQLDSGEKIGLIGRNGAGKSSFLKIIAGVQKLDDGQIIIQNGLKIVYVPQESFFDPQTSVFDAVSEGLGGLRDVLRRYHQISHALESSQDDALFKELNELQSQIEAQDGWQFDAAIRQTIGELGLPENELIGNLSGGQKKRLALAQAWVQKPDVLLLDEPTNHLDIDAIIWLENLLKQFAGSMVVITHDRRFLDNIAGRIVELDRGTLRSYPGSFSKYSEKKAEELAVEAEHNRLFDKFHAQEEVWIRKGIEARRTRNEGRVKRLEELRKQRAERRNVQGQVNFKLAAGEKSGKIIAELEDASFQYDSKKIMERFTAIIQRGDKIGLIGPNGIGKTTFLKLILGELQPTFGKIRLGSKQEVAYFDQFRSALNENDTVFYTLGQGNDYVEIGGRKKHVMSYLEDFLFHPARAQSPVSSLSGGERNRLLLAKLFTRPANILVLDEPTNDLDIDTQELLEELLRDYQGTVFLVSHDRMFLDNVITQSIVFEGEGRLKEYIGGYQDYIDAKTREEKAAAPKLQTASEPEKTKPKTNRTVKLSYKEQRELDGLPDELAALETEQADLNRQLADPDIFKEYEKAAQLQQRAEEIEMLLLEKLERWEWLEAKQNGVQTD; this is encoded by the coding sequence ATGAACATCCTGCAAGTAGAAAACGCCTCTTTCGCCGTCGGCCACGTCGCCCTGCTCGACCATGCCGCTTTTCAGCTCGACAGCGGCGAAAAAATCGGCCTGATCGGCCGCAACGGCGCAGGCAAATCCTCATTTCTGAAAATCATTGCCGGTGTGCAAAAACTCGATGACGGCCAAATCATCATTCAAAACGGCCTTAAAATTGTTTACGTGCCGCAAGAAAGTTTTTTCGACCCGCAAACCAGCGTATTCGATGCCGTATCCGAAGGGCTGGGCGGCTTGCGCGATGTTTTGCGCCGCTATCACCAAATCAGCCACGCACTCGAAAGCAGCCAAGATGATGCACTGTTTAAAGAATTAAACGAATTGCAAAGCCAGATCGAAGCGCAAGACGGCTGGCAGTTTGACGCCGCCATCCGCCAAACCATCGGCGAATTGGGGCTGCCCGAAAACGAATTAATCGGCAACCTTTCAGGCGGCCAGAAAAAGCGGCTGGCGCTGGCGCAGGCCTGGGTGCAGAAACCTGATGTACTGCTGCTGGACGAGCCCACCAACCATCTCGACATCGATGCGATTATCTGGCTGGAAAACCTGCTCAAACAGTTTGCCGGCAGCATGGTGGTCATCACCCACGACCGCCGTTTTCTCGACAACATCGCCGGCCGCATCGTCGAGCTCGACCGCGGCACGCTGCGCAGCTATCCCGGCTCGTTTTCCAAATACAGCGAGAAAAAAGCCGAAGAGCTGGCCGTAGAAGCCGAACACAACCGCCTGTTCGACAAATTCCACGCCCAAGAAGAAGTTTGGATACGCAAAGGCATCGAAGCGCGCCGCACCCGCAACGAAGGCCGTGTAAAGCGTTTGGAAGAATTACGCAAACAACGCGCCGAGCGCCGCAACGTGCAAGGCCAGGTCAACTTCAAACTGGCCGCCGGCGAAAAAAGCGGCAAAATCATCGCCGAGCTGGAAGATGCTTCGTTTCAATACGACAGCAAAAAAATCATGGAACGCTTCACCGCCATTATTCAGCGCGGCGACAAAATCGGCCTGATCGGCCCCAACGGCATCGGCAAAACCACCTTTTTAAAGCTGATTTTGGGCGAATTGCAGCCCACATTCGGCAAAATTCGCCTCGGCAGCAAACAAGAAGTGGCCTATTTCGACCAATTCCGCAGCGCCCTGAACGAAAACGACACCGTGTTCTACACCCTCGGCCAAGGCAACGATTATGTCGAAATCGGCGGCAGGAAAAAACACGTGATGAGCTATCTGGAAGATTTCCTCTTCCACCCCGCCCGCGCGCAAAGCCCCGTTTCTTCACTCTCCGGCGGCGAGCGCAACCGCCTGCTGCTGGCCAAACTGTTTACCCGTCCCGCCAACATTCTGGTGCTCGACGAGCCGACCAATGATTTGGACATCGACACCCAAGAGCTGTTGGAAGAATTATTGCGCGATTATCAAGGCACGGTGTTTCTGGTCAGCCACGACCGGATGTTTCTCGACAATGTGATTACCCAAAGCATTGTATTTGAAGGAGAAGGCCGTCTGAAAGAATACATCGGCGGCTACCAGGATTATATCGACGCCAAAACCCGCGAAGAAAAAGCCGCTGCCCCCAAACTTCAGACGGCCTCAGAGCCGGAAAAAACCAAACCAAAAACCAACCGCACCGTAAAACTTTCTTATAAAGAACAGCGCGAACTTGACGGCCTGCCCGATGAATTGGCGGCTCTCGAAACCGAGCAAGCCGACTTAAACAGGCAACTGGCCGATCCCGATATTTTCAAAGAATACGAAAAAGCCGCCCAGCTGCAACAGCGTGCCGAAGAAATCGAAATGCTGCTGCTGGAGAAACTCGAACGCTGGGAATGGCTCGAAGCCAAACAAAACGGCGTGCAAACCGACTGA
- a CDS encoding LysR family transcriptional regulator, protein MDYTQLKTFTVVAHIGNLTQAAERLHLSQPAVSAQIKAIEKSLDVTLFKRNTNGMTLTLAGEVFLPEAEALLQQHHKLDCFAKTLAEHYIAHAELGLIHPADPAKITRLTQEILRRDPDIQLHIQYGMSGEIEQRVLAKQLHGGFFLGPVIHRGLRSVFLEDIHYSLICAADQAQAIQNGLPASLGQCAWIEMSGTSGSRKHLQQFWRKHKIAPKQQIICDYPQTIIDLVCQGVGVAMVPSHKAEAAWDSGKPLTILDEYRQTLPLSFIYLDEYEADPSLDLLKSCIETVWALDTPLMGGFQQEID, encoded by the coding sequence ATGGACTACACCCAACTCAAAACCTTTACTGTAGTCGCCCATATCGGCAACCTCACCCAGGCTGCCGAACGGCTGCATCTTTCCCAACCTGCCGTATCCGCCCAAATCAAGGCCATCGAAAAAAGCCTCGACGTTACCCTGTTCAAACGCAACACCAACGGTATGACGCTCACCCTGGCCGGCGAAGTTTTTCTGCCCGAAGCCGAAGCGCTGCTGCAACAGCACCACAAGCTCGACTGCTTTGCCAAAACCCTGGCCGAACATTATATCGCCCACGCCGAGCTCGGCCTGATCCACCCGGCCGATCCGGCCAAAATCACCCGCCTGACCCAAGAAATCCTGCGCCGCGACCCCGATATCCAACTGCATATCCAATACGGCATGAGCGGCGAAATCGAGCAGCGCGTGCTGGCCAAACAGCTGCACGGCGGTTTTTTTCTCGGCCCGGTCATCCACCGCGGCCTGCGCAGCGTGTTTCTCGAAGACATCCATTATTCGCTGATTTGTGCCGCCGACCAAGCCCAAGCCATTCAAAACGGCTTGCCCGCCAGCCTCGGCCAATGCGCCTGGATTGAAATGTCGGGCACATCAGGCAGCCGCAAACATTTGCAGCAATTTTGGCGCAAACACAAAATCGCCCCCAAACAGCAAATTATCTGCGACTATCCGCAAACCATCATCGACCTTGTCTGCCAAGGCGTGGGCGTTGCCATGGTGCCCTCGCACAAAGCCGAAGCCGCATGGGACAGCGGCAAACCGCTGACCATTCTCGACGAATACCGCCAAACCCTGCCGTTGAGCTTTATTTATCTCGACGAATACGAAGCCGACCCCTCCCTCGATCTGCTCAAAAGCTGCATCGAAACCGTTTGGGCGCTCGACACGCCGTTAATGGGCGGCTTCCAACAAGAAATCGACTAA
- a CDS encoding DUF485 domain-containing protein, translating to MDKQTAQKVLSHPKFQKMAAQKAVLGWLFSAVIFTVYVAFILFIGISPQVFATPVAPGSVTTWGIYVGLFVIVFSVVLTGVYVYIANGKFEQATREVVREVMEIEK from the coding sequence ATGGATAAGCAGACGGCGCAAAAAGTGCTCTCTCATCCCAAATTTCAAAAAATGGCGGCGCAAAAAGCGGTGTTGGGCTGGCTGTTTTCGGCTGTGATTTTTACGGTGTATGTGGCGTTTATTTTGTTTATCGGCATCAGCCCGCAGGTGTTTGCCACGCCGGTGGCGCCGGGCAGCGTAACCACTTGGGGCATTTATGTGGGGCTGTTTGTGATTGTGTTTTCCGTTGTATTGACCGGCGTGTATGTGTATATCGCCAACGGCAAATTCGAGCAGGCGACACGGGAAGTGGTGCGGGAAGTCATGGAGATAGAAAAATGA
- a CDS encoding cation acetate symporter, translating into MTKQIAVLMAALWANGAWAADVVAGAVQRRPLNVAAVVMFFIFVGATLYITKWAAGQNKSSKDFYTAGGGISGFQNGLAIAGDYMSAASFLGISAMVFTRGYDGLIYSTGFLVGWPLVLFLVAERLRNLGKFTFADVVAYRLRQTPVRLLAASGSLLVVVLYLIAQIVGAGKLIQLLFGMSYLSAVLIVGVLMVAYVLFGGMLATTWVQTIKAVLLLSGATFMAFMIMKSAGFSMESMFARAAAVHEQGAAIMRPGGLVGDPVDALSLGLALMFGTAGLPHILMRFFTVPDAKQARKSVFVATGFIGYFYILTFIIGFGAIIFVTQDNPEFFQTMQREGKTVVEMIGGTNMAAVHLSEALGGNLFLGFISAVAFATILAVVAGLTLSGASAVSHDIYASVIRKGQATSVEEMRVSRATVLVLGLAAIVFGLMFENQNIAFMVGLAFAVAASANFPILMLSMFWKGLTTRGAVAGGFSGLLLALVLIILGPGVWVQVLHYETPVFPYGNPALFSIPTAFVMAWLFSVTDRSEAAGQDRAGYEAQYVRSMTGIGSEEASDH; encoded by the coding sequence ATGACCAAGCAGATAGCCGTTTTGATGGCGGCATTGTGGGCAAACGGCGCTTGGGCGGCCGATGTGGTGGCGGGAGCGGTGCAGCGGCGGCCTCTGAATGTGGCGGCGGTGGTGATGTTTTTTATTTTTGTGGGCGCCACGCTTTATATCACCAAGTGGGCGGCGGGGCAAAATAAGTCGTCGAAAGATTTTTACACGGCCGGCGGCGGTATTTCCGGTTTTCAAAACGGGCTGGCGATTGCGGGTGATTATATGTCGGCCGCTTCGTTTTTGGGCATTTCTGCGATGGTGTTTACGCGCGGTTACGATGGGTTGATTTATTCAACCGGCTTTTTGGTGGGCTGGCCGTTGGTGTTGTTTTTGGTGGCCGAACGCTTGCGCAATTTGGGCAAATTTACCTTTGCCGATGTGGTGGCTTACCGTTTGCGGCAGACACCGGTGCGCCTGTTGGCGGCCTCGGGCTCGTTGTTGGTGGTGGTTTTGTATCTGATTGCGCAAATTGTGGGGGCGGGCAAGCTGATTCAGCTGTTGTTTGGTATGAGCTATCTTTCGGCGGTGTTGATTGTGGGTGTGTTGATGGTGGCTTATGTGTTGTTTGGCGGAATGTTGGCGACCACTTGGGTGCAGACGATTAAGGCGGTGCTGCTGCTCAGCGGCGCCACTTTTATGGCGTTTATGATTATGAAAAGCGCCGGATTCAGCATGGAAAGCATGTTTGCCCGTGCTGCCGCCGTGCATGAGCAGGGGGCGGCCATCATGAGGCCGGGCGGCTTGGTCGGCGACCCGGTGGATGCTTTGTCGCTGGGGTTGGCGCTGATGTTCGGCACGGCCGGGCTGCCGCATATTCTGATGCGTTTTTTTACTGTGCCCGATGCCAAACAGGCGCGTAAATCGGTGTTTGTGGCCACGGGGTTTATCGGCTATTTTTATATTCTGACTTTTATTATTGGTTTTGGCGCGATTATTTTTGTGACGCAGGATAACCCTGAGTTTTTCCAAACCATGCAGCGCGAGGGTAAAACGGTGGTGGAAATGATCGGCGGCACCAATATGGCGGCGGTGCACCTCTCTGAAGCCTTGGGCGGTAATTTGTTTCTCGGCTTTATTTCTGCGGTGGCGTTTGCCACCATTTTGGCGGTGGTGGCGGGGTTGACGCTTTCGGGGGCGTCGGCGGTGAGCCATGATATTTATGCTTCGGTAATCCGTAAGGGGCAGGCCACTTCTGTGGAGGAAATGCGGGTGTCGCGTGCAACGGTGTTGGTGCTGGGCTTGGCGGCTATTGTTTTCGGGCTGATGTTTGAAAATCAGAATATCGCATTCATGGTGGGCTTGGCGTTTGCTGTGGCGGCTTCGGCCAATTTTCCGATTTTGATGTTGTCGATGTTTTGGAAAGGTTTGACCACGCGCGGTGCGGTTGCCGGCGGTTTCAGCGGTTTGCTGTTGGCGTTGGTGCTGATTATTCTGGGGCCGGGAGTGTGGGTGCAGGTGCTGCACTATGAAACACCGGTGTTCCCCTATGGCAATCCGGCGCTGTTCAGCATTCCGACGGCGTTTGTTATGGCTTGGCTGTTTTCGGTTACCGACCGCTCCGAAGCGGCCGGGCAAGACCGTGCGGGTTATGAAGCGCAGTATGTGCGTTCGATGACCGGCATCGGCTCGGAAGAAGCTTCGGATCATTAG